One genomic window of uncultured Campylobacter sp. includes the following:
- a CDS encoding Mu-like prophage major head subunit gpT family protein, whose protein sequence is MPRRVLDAAYMESISKGFKTVFNDALNTQNSDYLKVATEINANTVTVDYSWLADMPSMREWVGDRTLNELAAWNYTISKKDWESSIKVKRDVIEYDNLGIVKPRIIDLAAAVPEHYNSMVFGLLESNGDCYDGKKFFAADHQVKGESFSNLSNLELTEENYEKTVAEMGRLIKDNGNPLRIKPNLIVVPPELKAKAKELFLAEKKANGASNPLYKEVEILVCYELTKKKTWYLLDTSRAVKPIVLQKNKEAEFVAQDKLDNEAAFMRKEFRYGVDTEDNAGYGLWQMAYKNAPTE, encoded by the coding sequence ATGCCAAGAAGAGTACTTGATGCCGCATATATGGAGTCGATTTCAAAAGGTTTTAAAACCGTATTTAACGACGCTTTAAATACGCAAAATAGCGATTATTTGAAAGTCGCTACCGAAATAAACGCAAATACCGTAACGGTCGATTATTCGTGGCTAGCGGATATGCCTAGTATGCGAGAATGGGTAGGAGATAGAACGCTAAACGAGCTTGCGGCTTGGAACTACACCATCTCTAAAAAAGATTGGGAATCATCGATAAAGGTCAAACGCGACGTCATCGAATACGATAACCTAGGCATCGTAAAGCCTCGCATCATAGATCTAGCCGCCGCGGTACCGGAGCACTACAACTCTATGGTATTTGGTCTACTTGAGTCAAACGGCGACTGCTACGACGGTAAGAAGTTTTTCGCCGCCGATCACCAGGTAAAAGGGGAAAGTTTTTCAAATTTGAGTAATTTGGAGCTAACCGAGGAAAACTATGAAAAAACGGTAGCCGAGATGGGTAGACTCATCAAGGATAACGGAAATCCGCTTCGCATAAAGCCAAATCTCATCGTAGTACCGCCGGAACTAAAAGCAAAGGCCAAGGAGCTATTTTTGGCCGAGAAAAAGGCAAACGGCGCCAGCAATCCTCTCTATAAAGAGGTTGAAATCCTCGTGTGCTACGAGCTAACCAAGAAAAAAACGTGGTATCTGCTAGACACTTCAAGGGCGGTCAAGCCTATCGTGCTTCAGAAAAACAAAGAGGCCGAATTCGTCGCTCAGGACAAGCTCGATAACGAAGCGGCGTTTATGAGAAAAGAGTTTAGATACGGCGTGGATACTGAGGATAACGCAGGATACGGCCTATGGCAAATGGCGTATAAAAACGCACCGACAGAATAA
- a CDS encoding phage holin family protein encodes MSWIDKEYWYIFWVMVVGLIGAVLGLLDENGRPRKNRTKKAFFAAAATSAFLCWATYEIVFFISHATPFSLAIGGIIAFMGGDWVRRKIDKAANKKIESLGAEGGCAKSEYEEELR; translated from the coding sequence ATGAGCTGGATCGACAAAGAGTACTGGTATATATTTTGGGTGATGGTCGTAGGTCTCATCGGGGCGGTGCTTGGACTGCTCGACGAGAACGGTAGACCGAGAAAGAATAGAACAAAAAAAGCCTTTTTTGCCGCGGCCGCAACGTCTGCGTTTTTGTGCTGGGCGACGTATGAGATAGTATTTTTCATTTCGCACGCCACGCCCTTTTCTCTTGCCATAGGCGGCATCATCGCCTTTATGGGCGGAGACTGGGTGCGCAGGAAGATCGACAAAGCCGCCAACAAAAAGATAGAAAGCCTAGGCGCAGAGGGCGGCTGCGCAAAGAGCGAATACGAGGAGGAGCTAAGATGA
- a CDS encoding YopX family protein: MREIEYRVWDKIEREMYIVEEINFPFKTATVIKRKNERALRVYFHTREVKLMQYIGSKDRNGVKIYEDDVIRHYSNKDKTDYIIKWHDASFGFIARPIKEKPGRPHLNQATMLSYEIVGNIYKNPELLRGE, from the coding sequence ATGAGAGAGATTGAATATAGGGTTTGGGACAAAATCGAAAGAGAGATGTATATCGTAGAAGAGATAAATTTTCCTTTTAAAACGGCAACGGTCATAAAGAGAAAAAATGAAAGGGCGCTTAGGGTATATTTTCATACTCGCGAAGTTAAGCTTATGCAATACATCGGCTCAAAAGATAGAAACGGCGTAAAAATTTACGAGGACGACGTCATCCGTCACTATAGCAACAAAGATAAAACCGACTATATAATCAAGTGGCACGACGCAAGCTTTGGTTTTATCGCAAGGCCAATAAAAGAAAAGCCGGGACGTCCGCACCTAAATCAAGCCACGATGCTTAGCTATGAGATTGTCGGCAATATCTACAAAAACCCGGAACTTTTAAGAGGGGAATAA
- a CDS encoding DUF2303 family protein: MQDNVNLTIPSAVIDEDKRAVLVSKEYTLSEQLLKEPLRNSFKIDALCVDSFCKLVNEYKEPSSKLFFDDRRICCIIDFNQKDKAEFCEKRINLDLAYTPYFEAFSQALQKDLGQREFVALLKSLYLFITAIDGAKNDNMDVIELAESLQAVKKFDSVQKNTSSKFSLDVEIKSGAKEALQLPKRLTFSLPVYEADTTVIGNFDTELFVNIDAEGKFSLKLVCFTRVVEQREVLEKLVGAISQKCSDVRAFKASIN; encoded by the coding sequence ATGCAAGATAACGTAAATTTAACGATACCAAGCGCGGTGATAGATGAAGACAAGCGCGCGGTGCTAGTAAGTAAAGAATACACGCTAAGCGAACAGCTTCTAAAAGAGCCGCTAAGAAACAGTTTCAAGATAGACGCACTTTGTGTGGATAGTTTTTGTAAGCTTGTCAATGAATACAAAGAGCCAAGCTCAAAGCTATTTTTCGATGATAGACGCATATGCTGCATCATTGACTTTAACCAAAAGGATAAAGCTGAGTTTTGCGAAAAACGCATAAATCTTGATCTTGCTTATACACCATACTTCGAGGCTTTTTCGCAGGCTTTACAAAAAGATCTTGGACAAAGAGAATTTGTTGCCCTACTTAAATCACTCTATCTTTTCATTACCGCCATAGACGGGGCAAAAAACGATAATATGGACGTGATAGAACTAGCTGAGAGCTTACAAGCTGTGAAGAAATTTGATAGCGTGCAAAAAAATACGAGCTCAAAATTTAGCCTTGATGTGGAGATCAAAAGCGGAGCAAAAGAAGCTTTGCAACTACCCAAAAGACTCACTTTTTCTTTGCCAGTGTATGAAGCAGATACCACCGTGATCGGAAATTTTGACACCGAGCTGTTTGTCAATATTGACGCGGAGGGTAAATTTTCTCTCAAACTTGTCTGCTTTACGCGCGTAGTGGAGCAACGCGAGGTGCTTGAAAAACTAGTCGGCGCAATAAGCCAAAAATGCAGCGATGTCAGGGCATTTAAAGCAAGCATAAATTGA
- a CDS encoding ASCH domain-containing protein, which translates to MAILLSIKPKFADMILDGTKRVEYRKALASVANDRIFLYATAPIKKVVGEVKVKRADRCENKEVVWACYLDCSGITKEEFDEYFKNKKYASWYFLEEPIRYKKPQNIRYFGVKSAPRNFVYLKDTNA; encoded by the coding sequence ATGGCTATTTTATTATCCATAAAGCCCAAATTTGCAGACATGATACTCGACGGCACAAAACGAGTAGAATACAGAAAGGCGTTAGCATCCGTCGCTAACGACAGGATATTTTTGTACGCAACGGCGCCAATAAAAAAGGTAGTCGGCGAGGTAAAAGTAAAAAGAGCCGATAGATGCGAAAACAAAGAGGTGGTATGGGCTTGCTATTTGGACTGCTCGGGAATTACCAAAGAAGAATTCGACGAATATTTTAAGAATAAAAAATATGCCTCTTGGTATTTTTTAGAAGAGCCGATCAGATACAAAAAACCTCAAAATATAAGGTATTTCGGAGTAAAAAGCGCTCCTCGTAATTTCGTATATCTAAAGGATACAAATGCCTGA
- a CDS encoding DUF935 family protein yields the protein MLSGINYDLVRSAIVEGSFESLVRVFEYFKATDAQIGSELFKRKVYVSALPIFFESEDKAQNEFMLKYLESIKFKKFLFACTAAIAYGFAPFIKQWQNTDGEILPQFSFIAPTYFNTDREDRLYLKQSFEKLYVDENLDLFWLHFHPTDSGDIITQSLMYRIVTITALKHLAISKYMSYFDSLSVPPLVVKSDSIEDERKSSALIEAAVNLRANGVGLFSKDDILELLNGNVDKSTFLEFIKYCDDSISKSITGQVLAGNSQANGTQALGKIHNEVRQDILRFDAMLIGASIYELINEILVLNFANVKPFKFMLDANLEADEEALSAVYEKITNMGYEIPVEFMETTFKIKGLKLKSEQNEPASDNSKQSGQDKNAKALNLPLDNIDATLSSSQFNKADKEILKAVESSLNTLLKDSSSYEEAFKRLGDMYQNLDTNMLEYVMMRAIANAQIYGSDE from the coding sequence GTGTTAAGTGGCATAAACTACGATCTTGTAAGATCAGCCATCGTTGAAGGCAGCTTTGAAAGCCTTGTGCGGGTATTTGAGTATTTCAAAGCCACAGACGCACAAATAGGCTCAGAGCTTTTCAAGCGCAAGGTCTATGTCAGTGCATTACCGATATTTTTTGAGAGTGAAGATAAAGCGCAAAATGAGTTTATGCTTAAATATCTTGAAAGCATAAAATTTAAAAAATTCCTTTTTGCCTGCACGGCTGCGATCGCTTATGGCTTTGCTCCTTTTATCAAGCAATGGCAAAACACGGACGGCGAAATTTTACCGCAGTTTAGCTTCATCGCACCGACATACTTTAATACTGACCGCGAGGATCGGCTATATCTAAAACAAAGCTTTGAAAAGCTATATGTGGATGAGAATTTAGATTTGTTTTGGCTACATTTTCACCCAACAGATAGCGGCGACATCATCACTCAAAGTCTGATGTATCGAATAGTAACGATCACAGCCCTTAAACACCTTGCCATCTCAAAATATATGAGTTACTTTGACAGCCTATCCGTGCCACCACTTGTGGTGAAATCTGACTCCATAGAAGATGAAAGAAAAAGTAGTGCGCTCATAGAAGCGGCGGTAAATTTACGCGCAAACGGAGTGGGGCTTTTTTCAAAAGATGATATTTTAGAGCTACTTAACGGCAATGTTGATAAATCGACCTTTCTTGAATTCATTAAATATTGCGACGATAGCATATCAAAAAGCATAACAGGACAGGTGCTTGCTGGCAACTCACAAGCAAACGGCACGCAAGCTCTTGGCAAGATACACAATGAAGTAAGACAAGACATCCTACGCTTTGATGCGATGCTGATAGGTGCAAGCATATATGAGCTGATAAATGAAATTTTGGTGTTAAATTTTGCAAACGTCAAGCCATTTAAATTTATGCTCGATGCAAATCTTGAAGCCGATGAAGAAGCCTTATCAGCCGTATATGAAAAGATCACAAATATGGGATATGAGATCCCAGTGGAGTTTATGGAGACGACCTTTAAAATCAAGGGGCTAAAACTAAAAAGTGAGCAAAATGAGCCAGCAAGCGACAATTCTAAACAAAGCGGGCAAGACAAAAACGCAAAAGCTTTAAATCTACCACTCGATAACATCGATGCAACACTATCGTCTAGCCAATTCAATAAAGCAGACAAAGAGATTTTAAAAGCTGTTGAAAGCTCATTAAATACGCTTTTAAAAGATAGCAGTAGCTACGAAGAAGCCTTTAAAAGACTTGGCGATATGTATCAAAACTTAGACACCAATATGCTTGAATATGTGATGATGAGAGCTATTGCAAATGCCCAGATTTATGGAAGCGATGAATGA
- a CDS encoding phage protease, which yields MELAKDLICLELNTAQTNEKVKISPAGQQIVGYDGRVFNIDANFVVTNTKSQGVDILLDRDHFDGEAMGWFDINSLEARDDGIYASLEFTQIGKELVEKRLYRYMSPAYEVNHRDNGIREVVRIGSIGLVNRPNLLNQALNNQSKGEDMSQNDDLAVKFNELNEKNATLQAQVTAKDKEIEELKAALDTERNNAKTARIESAIKNGELLPNRKEMAMALEGNALDSFMEVSKSEAASVLKEKSYEKNKKDELDIDPDVKAQLGL from the coding sequence ATGGAGCTTGCCAAAGATTTGATTTGCTTAGAGCTAAACACCGCGCAAACAAACGAAAAGGTCAAGATCAGTCCCGCAGGACAGCAAATAGTCGGCTACGACGGGCGGGTATTTAATATAGACGCAAATTTTGTCGTCACCAATACCAAAAGCCAAGGTGTGGATATTTTGCTAGACCGCGATCACTTTGATGGCGAGGCTATGGGGTGGTTTGACATAAATAGCCTTGAAGCAAGGGATGATGGCATATATGCGAGCTTAGAATTCACACAAATTGGCAAAGAGCTGGTAGAAAAGAGACTATATCGGTATATGAGCCCGGCGTATGAGGTCAATCACCGCGACAATGGGATAAGAGAGGTGGTGAGGATTGGCAGTATAGGGCTGGTTAATCGCCCAAATTTGCTAAATCAAGCACTAAATAATCAATCCAAAGGAGAAGACATGTCACAAAACGACGACCTAGCGGTCAAATTTAACGAACTAAACGAGAAAAACGCGACTTTACAGGCGCAAGTAACCGCAAAAGATAAGGAGATAGAAGAGCTAAAAGCAGCGCTTGATACCGAGCGCAATAACGCTAAAACCGCGCGAATAGAAAGCGCCATCAAAAACGGCGAACTTTTGCCAAATCGCAAAGAGATGGCTATGGCGCTTGAGGGCAATGCGCTAGATAGCTTTATGGAAGTTTCAAAAAGCGAAGCCGCGAGCGTGCTAAAAGAAAAAAGCTACGAGAAAAACAAAAAAGATGAGCTTGATATCGATCCAGACGTCAAAGCTCAACTAGGTCTATAA
- a CDS encoding host-nuclease inhibitor Gam family protein produces the protein MEIKSFSDIDNALKKVCELSVGIEKINGEVTLECNRIKESRKAEVERLESEKNYIEQQITFFCEENKHEFAEKRSKEFTFGEIGYRLTKSVSLPRIKAKVESLLKAIKSYGLAKECIIYEEKPNKDALAELKDEDLVKLGLTRTVKDSFRIVPKIESLEVGK, from the coding sequence ATGGAAATCAAAAGCTTTAGCGATATAGATAATGCGCTAAAAAAGGTATGCGAGCTAAGCGTAGGTATAGAAAAAATCAATGGCGAAGTAACGCTTGAGTGCAACCGCATCAAAGAGAGCAGAAAGGCCGAAGTAGAAAGACTCGAGAGCGAAAAAAACTACATCGAGCAGCAAATCACGTTTTTTTGCGAAGAGAACAAGCACGAATTCGCCGAAAAACGCTCGAAAGAATTTACATTTGGAGAGATCGGCTACCGCCTAACCAAAAGTGTGAGCTTGCCGCGCATAAAGGCCAAAGTAGAAAGCCTGCTAAAAGCGATCAAAAGCTACGGGCTAGCTAAAGAGTGCATCATATACGAGGAAAAGCCGAACAAAGACGCGCTAGCGGAGCTAAAAGACGAAGATCTAGTAAAGCTAGGGCTAACCAGGACGGTAAAAGATAGCTTCCGCATAGTGCCGAAAATTGAGAGTTTGGAGGTAGGGAAATGA
- a CDS encoding DUF4406 domain-containing protein produces the protein MKQTMRLVYVATPYAGLNVSDINRPFAAKKLAIAECQKVIKAGYIPISPVLAFGEIFDESTDRDKAINAGLELLSHCSYIYFSTHADAARSQGMKKEREYANELGLTELDFWQNQASQGLFEECL, from the coding sequence GTGAAACAAACGATGAGATTAGTCTACGTCGCTACGCCTTACGCGGGATTAAACGTAAGCGATATAAATAGGCCTTTTGCTGCCAAAAAGCTCGCTATAGCCGAGTGTCAAAAGGTTATAAAAGCGGGCTATATACCTATAAGCCCGGTGCTAGCTTTCGGCGAGATATTCGATGAAAGTACAGATAGAGACAAGGCTATAAACGCAGGACTTGAACTGCTTAGCCACTGCTCTTATATCTATTTCTCGACTCACGCCGATGCTGCTAGATCGCAAGGCATGAAAAAAGAGCGCGAATACGCTAACGAGCTAGGGCTTACTGAGCTCGATTTTTGGCAAAATCAAGCCTCGCAGGGGCTGTTTGAAGAATGCCTTTAA
- a CDS encoding phage virion morphogenesis protein: MSIEIKGLDEIISKLDKLQGGNALSKSTFDGIGNMIANSIENAFEDEKSPFGEKWKPLSATTVFSEFGGGGLKGIKSGTQDAYTKNGKHQRKRFLDKFGAGGTRKILQQKGNLAHNWHINATKTSVTVSNNSSADGYPYGLTHQFGTNKAGKHKNVHIPARPFLPVDSNGELEPNLKENIKSFLNDEIAKMIKS; this comes from the coding sequence ATGAGCATAGAAATCAAAGGGCTTGATGAGATCATAAGCAAGCTTGACAAGCTTCAAGGTGGCAACGCTCTATCAAAAAGCACGTTTGATGGTATCGGCAATATGATTGCAAACTCTATCGAAAACGCCTTTGAAGATGAGAAAAGCCCTTTTGGGGAGAAGTGGAAACCGCTATCAGCCACCACAGTGTTTAGTGAGTTTGGTGGTGGTGGGCTAAAAGGCATAAAAAGTGGCACACAGGATGCATATACCAAAAACGGCAAACACCAGCGTAAAAGATTTTTAGATAAATTTGGAGCTGGTGGCACAAGAAAGATATTGCAGCAAAAAGGAAATTTAGCGCATAACTGGCACATAAACGCCACAAAAACAAGCGTCACGGTCTCAAACAATAGCTCGGCTGATGGATACCCATACGGACTCACACATCAGTTTGGCACAAATAAAGCTGGCAAACACAAAAATGTCCATATCCCAGCACGTCCATTTTTGCCAGTAGATAGTAATGGCGAGTTAGAGCCAAATTTAAAGGAAAACATCAAAAGCTTTTTGAATGATGAGATAGCGAAGATGATAAAAAGCTAA
- the nrdD gene encoding anaerobic ribonucleoside-triphosphate reductase, protein MSDKEILESLRANRTRCVVYTRVMGYHRPVESFNIGKTGEHKERVKFKERIKNETDHT, encoded by the coding sequence ATGAGCGACAAAGAGATCCTAGAGAGCTTGCGGGCAAACCGCACGCGCTGCGTCGTTTATACTAGAGTGATGGGGTATCACCGCCCCGTCGAGAGCTTTAACATCGGTAAGACGGGCGAACACAAAGAGCGCGTAAAATTCAAAGAAAGGATAAAAAATGAAACTGATCATACGTAG
- a CDS encoding DUF1804 family protein, whose product MREVAKELYIKGKSIDEICTALGITRQTFYYHKKADFKKGIDWDGLKLSNLRSEDELENKEALFVNSLIENYEKFLQTAGELNPEHIEDLHKFAKAYWSIKAPRQINPKEIELKTAKKTIQTIANLALSQKQSEVTTWLSENADLIISSVLKNEK is encoded by the coding sequence ATGAGAGAAGTGGCGAAAGAACTATACATAAAAGGAAAAAGCATAGATGAAATTTGCACGGCACTGGGGATCACGCGACAAACGTTTTATTATCATAAAAAAGCAGACTTTAAAAAAGGTATAGATTGGGACGGACTAAAACTATCAAATTTACGCAGCGAAGATGAGCTCGAAAACAAAGAAGCCCTTTTCGTAAATAGCCTCATTGAAAACTATGAGAAATTTTTGCAAACCGCAGGCGAGCTAAATCCCGAGCATATCGAAGATCTTCATAAATTTGCAAAAGCATATTGGTCTATCAAAGCCCCGCGCCAAATCAACCCCAAAGAAATTGAGCTAAAAACTGCTAAAAAGACCATTCAAACTATCGCAAATTTAGCTCTCTCGCAGAAGCAAAGCGAAGTCACCACGTGGCTTAGCGAAAATGCCGACTTAATAATTTCAAGCGTTCTAAAAAATGAAAAGTAA
- a CDS encoding phage minor head protein has protein sequence MSPIKISFFDEPINALAALRARKPELHFDYDEIMHETHTRVFTVAKITKIDLLNDIQSSLEDAYKKGQSFEAWQENIKPVLAKKGWLGDVSVTNPQTGEAKQIYVGSRRLKRIFETNMRVSFARARYESQMSSPFEYFRYVAILDRRTRASHAKLHGLILPKTHKFWQKNYPPNDWGCRCKVQVVSEYEIKQKGYKISQSAPGSIASKDWAYNPGKSSESLEAVLDQKVANLSGVLKQIVKDDLQDYERQRNLYVWEKSLNEAVDELLIKKNKSAPIQAFQVGLLSPLIAQKTSEILKTVVEERHIAGDKRGILHIRPERKGQFGQALGIDEIRQIVKILADDDTPVSVDEKNNSIIFWFEDKTDKTKMNKVAVNINHKLKKFGTTNYMVTAGKVDVIEFKKAKIINK, from the coding sequence ATGAGCCCTATTAAAATTTCATTTTTTGATGAGCCTATAAACGCGCTAGCTGCGTTAAGAGCAAGAAAACCCGAGCTTCACTTTGACTATGATGAGATCATGCATGAAACACACACAAGAGTTTTTACAGTTGCAAAGATCACCAAAATAGATCTGCTAAACGACATTCAATCAAGCCTTGAAGATGCATACAAAAAGGGTCAGAGCTTTGAAGCTTGGCAAGAAAACATTAAGCCCGTGCTAGCAAAAAAGGGCTGGCTAGGAGACGTAAGTGTAACAAACCCGCAGACCGGAGAGGCAAAACAAATTTATGTGGGCTCTCGTAGGCTAAAAAGGATATTTGAAACAAATATGAGGGTAAGCTTTGCGCGCGCAAGGTATGAAAGCCAGATGAGCTCACCATTTGAGTATTTTAGATATGTAGCCATACTTGATCGGCGCACAAGGGCATCTCACGCGAAGCTGCATGGGCTCATACTACCAAAGACGCATAAATTTTGGCAGAAAAATTACCCGCCAAACGACTGGGGATGTCGGTGCAAAGTGCAGGTGGTAAGCGAATATGAGATCAAGCAAAAGGGTTACAAGATAAGCCAAAGTGCGCCAGGGAGCATAGCAAGCAAGGACTGGGCGTATAATCCGGGCAAAAGCAGCGAAAGTTTAGAAGCTGTGCTAGATCAAAAGGTGGCAAATTTAAGCGGTGTATTAAAGCAGATCGTAAAAGATGACTTGCAAGATTACGAGCGTCAGAGGAATTTGTATGTGTGGGAGAAAAGCCTCAACGAAGCAGTAGATGAACTGCTGATCAAAAAAAACAAAAGTGCTCCAATACAGGCTTTTCAGGTTGGCTTACTAAGCCCGCTCATAGCCCAAAAGACGAGTGAAATTTTAAAAACCGTAGTTGAAGAGAGGCACATAGCGGGAGACAAACGCGGCATTTTACATATCAGACCCGAAAGAAAAGGGCAGTTTGGTCAAGCCTTGGGCATAGATGAAATAAGGCAAATAGTTAAAATTCTAGCTGACGATGATACACCAGTAAGCGTAGATGAAAAAAATAATAGTATCATTTTTTGGTTTGAAGACAAAACGGATAAGACGAAGATGAATAAAGTGGCTGTAAATATAAATCACAAATTAAAAAAATTTGGAACTACAAATTATATGGTAACGGCTGGAAAAGTCGATGTCATAGAGTTTAAAAAAGCAAAAATCATAAACAAATAA
- a CDS encoding phage protein GemA/Gp16 family protein yields MTKNQDLYRKQLLTIIHTDPLYKEIKRNEAWQDWLQLRFGVKSSKELSINELNTAVNILRGKCEDRLNFTPDYAGRNLAKPDKITQKQIKKIEILINELGWDEAARLRFSYRQTGCLVPKIYALDKKRANKIITGLEAVIKTKRAKARG; encoded by the coding sequence ATGACCAAAAATCAAGACCTCTATAGAAAGCAGCTTCTAACGATCATTCATACCGATCCTCTCTACAAAGAGATCAAACGCAACGAGGCGTGGCAAGACTGGCTACAGCTACGCTTTGGGGTAAAAAGTAGCAAGGAGCTAAGCATAAATGAGCTAAACACGGCCGTAAATATCCTGCGCGGTAAGTGCGAGGATAGACTAAATTTTACGCCGGACTACGCAGGTCGCAACCTAGCAAAACCCGATAAAATCACGCAAAAACAGATAAAAAAGATTGAAATTTTGATAAACGAACTAGGCTGGGACGAGGCGGCAAGGCTTAGATTTTCTTATAGACAAACGGGCTGCCTGGTGCCTAAGATATACGCGCTTGATAAAAAACGAGCGAACAAGATAATCACCGGGCTTGAGGCCGTAATCAAAACAAAGAGAGCTAAAGCTCGAGGCTGA
- the terL gene encoding phage terminase large subunit produces the protein MDVKELKSYLKSLPNILDDQGDFRREKAQNDFYYFATQYFAHQLGIEGKAGLSKFKESSKFRLFVYNKLERVCADSRCVLIEAYRGGAKTTLITRLYLLWQLLSGRKNYGIVVSSTIDIAVESSDTLRVELEENAKLKNDFKISIGEKWKSEEFIFYTDKKPKKLKFFGAGKKIRGTNFLGRRPDIIIADDIENDENVESLAQREKLYKWFRKAVLKLPSRYDDKFNIIVVGTRLHHDGLLARIKKLSSFTSFNFPLVVKFPDNIDTLNKDSIKTAKIINMKLDDESMDKCAILAEFFDDKESFYSEYQNEPLSKDGAIFAEYKTYEVMPVCDAYYIGIDPAMGKARGDYFGLALLGKKDKQYYLDAKGYKIKPDMMIEKIVRLYLKILNFGKPVKIAIETIAFQEFFKDKLKDEFAKKGIILSVCELKNSVAKELRLDALAPYITDGTIEVNLDNTLLIEELDTYPKAPHDDLLDASEMAFRIASSVAIADYRAINKIIKKNKNLIRSLKDRYT, from the coding sequence ATGGATGTGAAAGAATTAAAGTCCTACTTGAAATCACTGCCAAATATTTTAGACGATCAAGGAGATTTTAGGCGCGAAAAAGCACAAAACGATTTTTATTATTTTGCGACGCAGTATTTCGCGCACCAGCTTGGCATAGAGGGCAAGGCAGGGCTATCAAAATTTAAAGAGAGTAGCAAATTCCGCCTATTTGTATATAACAAGCTTGAAAGAGTGTGTGCGGATAGTCGCTGCGTGCTCATAGAAGCTTACAGGGGTGGAGCAAAAACTACGCTCATCACTAGGCTGTATCTACTTTGGCAGCTTCTAAGCGGACGCAAAAACTACGGCATAGTCGTTAGTTCAACCATAGACATCGCAGTTGAGAGCAGCGATACCTTGCGCGTAGAGCTCGAAGAAAACGCAAAGTTAAAAAATGATTTTAAAATTTCAATCGGCGAAAAATGGAAAAGTGAAGAATTTATTTTCTATACCGACAAAAAGCCAAAGAAGCTTAAATTTTTTGGAGCTGGCAAAAAAATAAGGGGTACGAACTTTTTAGGACGCCGTCCTGACATCATCATAGCCGATGATATAGAAAACGATGAGAATGTCGAGAGCCTAGCGCAACGTGAGAAGCTTTATAAGTGGTTTAGAAAGGCAGTTTTAAAGCTGCCAAGTAGGTATGACGATAAATTTAACATCATCGTCGTTGGCACGAGGCTTCATCACGACGGGCTTTTAGCACGCATTAAAAAACTAAGTAGCTTTACTAGCTTTAATTTCCCGCTTGTCGTTAAATTTCCAGACAATATCGACACCCTTAATAAAGACAGCATAAAAACAGCAAAGATCATAAATATGAAGCTTGATGATGAAAGCATGGATAAGTGTGCGATTTTGGCTGAGTTTTTTGATGACAAAGAGAGTTTTTATTCTGAATATCAAAACGAGCCTTTAAGCAAGGACGGGGCGATATTTGCTGAATATAAGACCTATGAAGTGATGCCCGTTTGCGATGCTTATTACATCGGTATCGACCCAGCCATGGGAAAGGCAAGAGGGGATTATTTTGGGCTGGCACTGCTTGGCAAAAAAGACAAACAATACTATCTTGACGCCAAAGGCTACAAGATAAAGCCTGATATGATGATAGAAAAGATAGTAAGGCTTTATCTTAAAATTTTAAACTTTGGCAAACCTGTAAAGATAGCCATTGAGACGATCGCGTTTCAGGAGTTTTTTAAAGACAAGCTAAAAGATGAATTTGCCAAAAAAGGCATTATTTTAAGCGTTTGCGAGCTAAAAAACTCGGTTGCAAAGGAGCTTAGACTTGACGCACTTGCGCCATACATCACAGATGGCACGATAGAGGTAAATTTAGACAACACACTTTTGATAGAAGAGCTTGATACATATCCAAAAGCCCCGCACGATGACTTGCTGGATGCTAGCGAAATGGCGTTTCGGATCGCTTCAAGTGTCGCCATAGCAGACTATCGCGCGATCAATAAAATCATTAAGAAAAATAAAAATTTAATCAGATCATTAAAGGATAGATACACGTGA